CGGCGGTTGGTGGAGTGAcgggcgccgacgccgcgcggGCTAACCTGCGGCTGTGGTGGGTGGATTGACGGGCGCTGGCGCCGGTGACACGCGGCGGAcctgcggcagcggcgacagGCAGGCTGACCGGCGGTTGCGGCTGCAGGGCGATGCACTTGCTAAGCGACAACGGCAGGACCACGTCAACAAGGTGTTCGATAAAATGGCGACGAATAACgtggtggagtggagctgaccAGTGTAACCAAACACTTTCATACGCAACTCAGCTCCTATAGGAGACAGCTCTCACTGGAGTTGAAGTTGGGAATTAGGAGTTAGAGTTTGGAGCCCACCAACTAATATGAGTTAATATGGCTAATTCTCCTTGGCCTTCgtgataaaaataatatgttaaTTCTCGCGGATGGAGGGTGTACTTTGCACTTTTCGGAACACAGTACTCCTTTCCGTTTTAAACTACTTGTCTGTGGTAGATTTGTCCAAGATTTGACATGTCTATATTTAGCCACTATTTTAGAAATCCATATAATTTTAAGAACATGTGAATTATGTACTACTCCCCTGTTCCAAAAATACGATGATTTCTAGGATTAAAATCTTATTCCACTGTAGAAGCAAATGGCGATTGGACTCGATGGCGGTTCGGCTGAACCACActagtggttcggccgaacccaaaaGCCCACCTCTCGGGCTATCCTTTGGTTGAGAAGCTTCTTATTGCGCCTCCAACATTATGTACTATGTTTTGGCTcaattataagttgttttgattgACATATGGGTCCTCCAATTCGTGTAATCGCGTCCTGATTTTCTAGAGGTGTATTTTATCGCATGACGGGTGATTTTCATCCAtaaaatacctgcatacacatatttcaccaacactattaaaaatgattagtaataatccctaccactaagttgaataccatattttatttcattatgtGCAGACATTGAATGTCAGATATTATTATTTGAGGACCGTCAAAATACAGTAAAATTTAATTGACTTTTATTTATTATAGTAGAACTAGAATGAATCACTAGTTTTGAaaaaataagtacttaaaacTAAATGTGTATAGACAAAATGGTCAACATACTTAAGTTGTTGGATTACTTATTAATTAATTGTGCCAAAATCACACCCAGCTCACTTATTAAGTTcatatactaaattgcaccctaTTATACTAGCACACTCACTTCTTGAGCTCTTACACTAAATTATGGCCCACCtaccaatatatatagtgtAAATGCAATTTATACTCCTTatttctatctattattattatatactaaaagtccatcaaACTTCCTAAAAACACTCTTGAGTCGCCATGTGGCACTTCtattaaaagtccattaaacttcctaaaaaCGCTCTTGAGTCACCATGTGGtacttctacaaacgctcctagatcGCTGTaatgccccgattttcgttcgagattaaaaatcattaaataatacatttcctagaaattaaataaaaatttaatcaatttaatcaagtaaaaTTATAGAGGgaatttaaaattttcccttaaaaatcatggccgagaatattttgtaatattctctgtgctctaaaatactctccggatttttccacgaattttcggagctcaagaaatttaaaagtcacaaagttcatttaatcaattaaaataaatagaaaaccaAGTTaaatctccccttcctccttgggccattttcggcccaagatcTTCTCCCCCTCCTTGGCCCGCTcgcccctctctccttcccacCTCCCAGGCCAGGccgtcctcccctcctccctcctctttgggccgCTCGGCCTGttcgccctctctcccttgaAGTCTGCATCGCGTCCCCCAACcagtctcctctctctctctctctacctgacaggtgggacccaagGCCCCACCTGTCAATTCCTCCTTCCACCTCCAGCCGGCCAGCAACTGCCATTGTTGCCGACGCCACTCCACCACCAAATCCATGCCATTCTTTCCCGTTTTCTCTGGTCAAACGTGTGGAACCGCATCCTCTCCACTCCCTCCACCAtttcccccacttttccccaaTTTTTGGCGCCAAATTGAACCCCTCTACTCCCCGCTTCGCCCACGTCGTCGtcacccacgtcgccggccgttgccgcctcGTCCCGGCCTCCTCGCCACCTCCTCACCCTATAAAAACAATCCCCatgcctccctctctcttttccccttttttcccGAGCCCTCCGCATCCTCCCTCGCTCTTTCCGCGCCGAGCCCGTGCGCCACTGCATTCCGAcgagctccggccgcctctagccaCCACTCCCGTCGCTGCCGCACTGCGCCGCCGGCCCCAATAGCTTCGCTGCGTCGTGCCGCACCCCGTCCACCGCTCCCCTTCCCAATCCATTGTCGAAGTCTACCCCGGCAGCCGCTCCATTTTCCCCAATAGCCACCGGAAAGCCGCCCCACCGCACCACCaacctccgccgctcgccggcgtcgttcagccgcccaccgccgccgttcccgtcgccgtcgcgctgccccgccaccgccgtcggcaCCGCTGCGCCAAGCTCCACCTCGGCCTCCACTATTTCCCCATTCCAGTGCCGGAGCTCCGCTTCCACCACCAACCCGAGATCGCCGTCGTGTTTGCTGTCTCCAGCTGTGTCGAGCCGCCTCCCCGGTCAACGTCGACCTGCGTCGTCGCCTTCCCCGGCACCACAGTCCTCATGTGTAGCTCGGCCACCCCTCTGCCTCTTCGAATCGTCGCCGGAACCGGGTTCCCTTCCCGCGCCGGTGAGCTCCACTAATTTCCCCGATCTTCGGCCGGCTTTCCGCGCCTCCTATTCCTCCCCTAGTCCCTCCTCCTTGTTCCCCAGGTTCCGTCGGTCCTCGGCCGCGCCTCCGCTGTGGTCGGgagtcgccggagcgccgcctcgcctccatcatggggagcccgccgccgccggccgtcggccGTCGCCATGCCCCATGGCGGCCGCTCCTTGTCGGTGCCAGCTCGGTGAgcaccctcctccctcctccttgccCCCTCCCCTTCACCGctccccgcgccgcccgccggtcgccgtcgctggTGGCCTCGCGTGCCGTCGGTCCAAGGCTCAGCTCCTCGTCGCGCCCGTGCTTTGGCCGCTCGTGGACCACTCCTGTGGTCCGGGTCCACGGTGCCGCTAGGCcgcggtggaccgagtccaccgtgcgccctccccctttgacccgctgacgtgtggggcccgcctgtcggcgctggttcaccttgctgacgtcagcgaatgccttttcctttgagaaaataattaataaatgcgTCATAGACCGATAATAGTTATAGAAATTCaattaaatggctcaaaacttctaaaatttatatctaattcatccgaactccaaattgagccattcaacttgcaaaattcatctaaaattgagctctacatatttgtttacttttatatactatttccttggtttttattagtgtttttcctcgttttgcatgccagcgtgtagtttccgtcgtttcagAAGTCCGCGGTTGTGAGgataagagttcggaagattgttcgaagaagcaaggcaagtcacacattccccttgagcattttgatc
Above is a window of Oryza sativa Japonica Group chromosome 10, ASM3414082v1 DNA encoding:
- the LOC107279191 gene encoding uncharacterized protein → MNRSLFPIASTLCISTTISLALNTSRSLYSTVAPSPSFALSRKSRRHPSSPHRPSALSALWRSSCTAAQLLPRRLPPVQLLPTPPASAGRCPCSCSPAASHGDRRREESGREVERGEKRLTQGVHVGTMLSQLRCVVPHPVHRSPSQSIVEVYPGSRSIFPNSHRKAAPPHHQPPPLAGVVQPPTAAVPVAVALPRHRRRHRCAKLHLGLHYFPIPVPELRFHHQPEIAVVFAVSSCVEPPPRSTSTCVVAFPGTTVLMCSSATPLPLRIVAGTGFPSRAGSVGPRPRLRCGRESPERRLASIMGSPPPPAVGRRHAPWRPLLVGASSRVVSVVSEVRGCEDKSSEDCSKKQEV